One Verrucomicrobiia bacterium genomic region harbors:
- a CDS encoding tetratricopeptide repeat protein — MKCIRRFVMMVALGIISSLANAQDQAGTGTADDLLQRGSSAFNAGNFPEAAKIYENFLTSYGSSPEAQKVKPEVYPLLAASYLQIQKPEAAEPIIETYIKEYPQGKAVPDMSFWLGLSRYQQGKFSEAISAFETFLKNYPNTPQTSEAQMLMANSQFQEKKYKEAAALFEIASKTRDPLTAERAMLMRLQSLLESRDLDGALAVLEILRAKPEPIRQQALLALQAMQLGDDFYEDGEYNKAYRCYLFIPLKAQILDRQEKLLTDVEKQLTRYAQGLSIKALQLQQMKDGLIREKENLTKMETFDLNRHLRVAQCALQCERPGEGYLAAIAVAETQPRTEPVIVGHYLAILAAVELQRWDKVQELVASFIKRYPNDSRAPQAAYLEGEAYLNNNRFEDAYNVFTKHTKLYPQFPQADRVLFLAGYSALFLEKYQEATDSFARFRQQFPKSPLAENNLYWNAMTAVFAKNYPEIRTRFNLYLKEYPQGTFKEEAIYRMAAADYGEKKYEEARKKLVDWVKTYPQNPLTDEVRALAGDAWFAEGDPDEGIKMFSEVGPANERLYEYAQFQIGKALRLTEQYEKMVDHFKKFIDKNPNSGRVVEAYHWTGWGLRQLDQIEDARRFYRLALEKYGSDLKSNFVEDLFIGYAKLFPTVDDKAALISELEKGKDNLLAAGKPIQAARYLWLLAQLQRRSNPDQARLALLELARPDRFKPEQLSQRLCIDLGELLVTEKRYAEAETYLNILANTPKKTRFTDRALAGLGLIALAKGDETKALAMFDRFEAESGSSILLPKILESKVEIYKNQKRIPEAIATLEKILETPAAKGKPWVQALYQLGQLNEQMGKTKEACAYYERIYILYARYRDWVSKAYLARGKALETLQLKPQAIETYEAFLKEADLASFEEYKAAQQRLAELKPGANVNPASEPKPTSS, encoded by the coding sequence GTGAAGTGCATTCGGCGTTTCGTAATGATGGTAGCGTTAGGGATAATTTCCTCTCTGGCGAACGCACAAGACCAAGCTGGCACTGGCACAGCGGATGATCTCTTACAGCGTGGCTCAAGCGCTTTTAATGCTGGAAATTTTCCAGAAGCGGCTAAAATTTACGAAAATTTTTTAACCTCCTATGGCTCCAGTCCTGAAGCGCAAAAAGTAAAACCCGAAGTTTACCCTCTCCTCGCAGCGTCTTATTTGCAAATACAAAAACCCGAAGCGGCCGAGCCCATCATTGAAACCTATATTAAAGAATATCCACAAGGCAAGGCCGTGCCGGATATGTCTTTCTGGCTAGGATTATCCCGCTATCAACAAGGAAAATTCAGCGAAGCCATCAGCGCCTTTGAAACTTTTTTAAAAAACTATCCTAACACGCCGCAAACTTCCGAAGCGCAAATGTTAATGGCTAACTCGCAATTCCAAGAAAAAAAATATAAAGAAGCTGCTGCACTTTTTGAAATTGCCAGTAAAACGCGCGACCCTTTAACCGCTGAACGCGCCATGCTCATGCGCTTGCAAAGCTTGCTCGAAAGCCGTGATCTTGATGGCGCACTGGCTGTGCTAGAAATTTTGCGCGCCAAACCCGAACCCATTCGTCAGCAAGCTCTTCTTGCTCTGCAGGCCATGCAATTAGGCGACGATTTTTATGAAGATGGAGAATACAACAAAGCCTATCGCTGCTACCTTTTCATCCCGCTCAAAGCTCAAATTTTGGACAGACAAGAAAAACTACTGACTGACGTAGAAAAACAACTTACCCGTTACGCTCAAGGGCTCAGCATTAAAGCGCTCCAACTCCAACAAATGAAAGACGGCCTGATTCGTGAGAAAGAAAATCTTACCAAAATGGAAACTTTCGATCTCAACCGTCACTTACGTGTCGCACAATGCGCCCTGCAATGCGAACGCCCTGGAGAAGGCTATCTCGCTGCTATAGCCGTAGCCGAAACCCAGCCCCGAACCGAACCGGTCATAGTCGGTCATTACCTCGCCATCCTAGCTGCTGTGGAATTACAACGTTGGGACAAAGTTCAAGAACTCGTCGCCTCTTTCATCAAACGCTATCCCAACGACTCACGCGCACCTCAAGCCGCCTATCTCGAGGGCGAAGCTTATCTTAATAATAACCGCTTTGAAGATGCCTATAACGTTTTTACTAAACACACCAAACTTTATCCTCAATTTCCTCAAGCCGATCGCGTTTTATTTTTGGCCGGTTACAGCGCGCTTTTTCTGGAAAAATATCAAGAAGCCACCGATTCCTTTGCTCGTTTCCGACAACAATTTCCTAAAAGTCCCTTGGCAGAAAATAATCTCTATTGGAATGCCATGACTGCCGTTTTTGCAAAAAACTACCCTGAAATTCGCACGCGATTCAACCTTTATCTCAAAGAATATCCCCAAGGCACCTTCAAAGAAGAAGCCATCTATCGCATGGCAGCCGCTGATTATGGCGAAAAAAAATATGAAGAAGCACGCAAAAAACTTGTGGACTGGGTAAAAACCTATCCTCAAAACCCGCTCACCGATGAAGTGCGCGCCCTAGCTGGTGACGCTTGGTTCGCTGAAGGCGATCCCGATGAAGGCATCAAAATGTTTAGCGAAGTCGGCCCAGCCAACGAACGACTCTATGAATATGCACAATTCCAAATTGGCAAAGCGCTTCGACTTACTGAACAATACGAAAAAATGGTCGATCATTTCAAAAAATTTATCGACAAAAACCCGAATAGTGGTCGCGTTGTCGAAGCCTATCACTGGACCGGTTGGGGTTTGCGCCAACTCGATCAAATTGAAGATGCGCGCCGTTTTTACCGACTTGCCCTGGAAAAATACGGCTCTGATCTGAAGAGCAATTTTGTTGAAGACCTTTTCATCGGCTACGCCAAACTTTTCCCCACTGTCGACGATAAAGCAGCTCTGATCAGCGAGCTAGAAAAGGGTAAGGACAACTTACTTGCTGCTGGCAAACCCATACAAGCTGCGCGTTATCTCTGGCTTCTTGCTCAACTCCAACGTCGCTCCAACCCGGATCAAGCCCGTCTTGCGCTTTTAGAATTAGCCCGTCCTGATCGCTTCAAACCGGAACAACTTTCCCAACGGCTCTGCATTGACTTGGGAGAACTGTTAGTCACTGAAAAGCGCTATGCCGAAGCTGAAACTTATTTGAATATCTTGGCCAACACTCCTAAAAAAACTCGTTTCACCGATCGTGCTCTAGCGGGCTTAGGCCTCATTGCCTTAGCAAAAGGAGATGAAACTAAAGCGCTTGCTATGTTTGATCGCTTTGAAGCTGAATCCGGCTCCTCCATCCTTCTACCAAAAATCTTAGAATCCAAAGTAGAAATTTACAAAAACCAAAAACGCATTCCAGAAGCTATTGCAACCTTGGAAAAAATATTGGAAACTCCTGCTGCCAAGGGCAAGCCCTGGGTGCAAGCGCTTTATCAACTGGGCCAACTCAACGAGCAAATGGGTAAAACGAAAGAAGCCTGCGCTTATTACGAACGCATTTACATTCTCTATGCTCGCTACCGCGACTGGGTATCAAAAGCTTATTTAGCCCGCGGCAAAGCGCTCGAAACCTTACAATTAAAACCTCAAGCGATTGAAACTTACGAAGCTTTCTTAAAAGAAGCAGATCTGGCAAGTTTTGAAGAATATAAAGCTGCTCAACAAAGACTCGCCGAATTAAAACCAGGCGCCAATGTCAACCCGGCTTCGGAACCCAAGCCAACCTCCTCATGA
- a CDS encoding biopolymer transporter ExbD — translation MAEQIQRKRPRKVTHEEVGLQIAPMIDVTMLLLFFFMLSGKLTKSQKLMNINLPRAQSSVVPEDLSGRDVVNIDEKGQYFASERQMDMRELKAYLKQRLTDVPPLIIYVRADAKTPAKQIKDVMKAAAEAGAIQVIFGTTQH, via the coding sequence ATGGCAGAGCAAATCCAGCGCAAACGTCCGCGAAAAGTGACTCACGAAGAAGTGGGGCTTCAAATTGCGCCCATGATCGACGTCACCATGCTCTTGCTCTTTTTCTTCATGCTCTCTGGCAAACTAACTAAAAGCCAGAAACTCATGAATATTAACTTGCCTCGCGCCCAGTCCTCAGTCGTGCCGGAAGATTTAAGTGGACGAGATGTAGTCAATATCGATGAAAAAGGCCAATACTTCGCTAGCGAACGCCAAATGGATATGCGCGAATTAAAAGCCTATCTGAAACAACGCCTTACCGATGTTCCACCTCTTATCATTTACGTGCGAGCCGACGCAAAAACCCCTGCGAAACAAATCAAAGATGTCATGAAAGCCGCTGCAGAAGCCGGAGCCATTCAAGTCATCTTTGGAACTACTCAACATTAA
- a CDS encoding 2-oxoacid:acceptor oxidoreductase family protein — MAKSSSLAKVDSRFLKEEGLEIFLGNELLVKGLLETEGGTHLWTGYPGSPVAGFFDTIEAIQEIPKHYGIKAIMAHNEALSAAMVNGSQMLGLRAITVMKSVGVHVASDALALGNLGGAHPEGGVVVVMGDDPWSDSTQVPADSRFLSKHLFMPVLEPSTPQEMKDWIDLGFKLSRESELYISYLVTTNLADGGGTVRVKKNHFPRINTDNQVHLETAQVDFENKVLLPPRTWRKEQDLPSRYERLWQSAEKYGVDQWFVPNPPSPTTKFPLVLVSSAMAYTYLQHALAELGLEDELPILKLGITYPINPEHLDKLATLSDQVVVVEERRGFIEEQLANLANQKGLPLKIHGKKFPFQLPGMPEHRGLNPSLVLEQLAPLFQKINHPIFEKKQQQIEVELALLAENAAYDVDLTPRTPTFCPGCPHRDSASVLVEVKRDFLNADYMRQKHRKNPIDLVFHGDTGCYTMLMFEPTKDLMHNYSGMGLGGGTGLGIDPFISNKQVVFMGDSTFFHSGQLAISNSVKNGQDITYIILDNKTTAMTGHQTTPGLEKDILGNDTFTQSIDKIIQAIAEQTHIEIIRVNPEARDQYRTLLEETILKDGVKIIIADKECGITYHRRNNQMERREIRQKGYLRTKRFINVTADVCENCLECTMATGCPGLTFTETNLGRKIQTDLSWCVADTACTKIYACPSFEEITIIRHEKPSPKLEALHLEDLPLPKIPSFSHSWRAYLAGVGGMGIATSTATLVRAGHREGYRVIFCDKNGLAIRNGGVYAYITYLKEGENHTSALIPYGKADLILGIDPLEAARGLDPKINQRVGSPHRTGAILNTHKTPTIYTLLGKADFCISTIEQTVRQYTHPDRYFSFNISEISEKYFGTKLYANIIMIGAAFQRGELPLSLPSLEWAIKETMGAAGTDNWKAFNLGRYVVCHQAELQAKPVKTYHDVIAEKSALLQKQGKKGQQLARTLWRLTTQAITPLHLDEEILRQFALRIYELLLYENAAYAERYIQTVHAAYQQDTAKHDYAATKAIIWNAFKVMAIKDEIYVAYLLTREEKYQLDYERYHVDPSRGDRIVYSHLNRPEFVIAGQKIKFKLRSRDWMLHLMKQAKFLRKLLPEWHKQEKQFRDWYLQLVERFTQESDDNFYSTWVEILRQPEQVSGYRDVRYPKMQAAQKRVETLMNQISSHQTVLSRSINQS, encoded by the coding sequence ATGGCCAAAAGCAGCTCTCTCGCTAAGGTCGACTCCCGCTTCCTTAAGGAAGAAGGTCTCGAAATTTTTTTGGGTAACGAACTCCTGGTAAAAGGTCTTCTGGAAACAGAAGGCGGCACGCATTTATGGACGGGTTACCCCGGATCACCCGTTGCCGGATTCTTTGACACGATTGAAGCGATTCAAGAAATTCCCAAACATTATGGGATTAAAGCCATTATGGCTCATAACGAAGCGCTTTCTGCAGCGATGGTTAACGGCTCCCAAATGTTAGGGTTGCGCGCAATTACCGTCATGAAAAGTGTAGGCGTACATGTTGCGTCGGATGCTTTAGCCTTAGGGAATCTTGGCGGTGCTCATCCCGAAGGAGGCGTAGTGGTTGTCATGGGCGATGATCCCTGGAGCGATTCTACCCAAGTTCCTGCCGATTCCCGTTTTCTTAGCAAACATCTTTTCATGCCCGTGCTAGAACCCAGCACACCCCAAGAAATGAAAGATTGGATTGATCTTGGATTCAAACTTTCGCGCGAGTCAGAACTTTACATTAGCTACCTTGTCACCACCAATTTAGCCGATGGAGGTGGAACAGTTCGAGTGAAAAAAAATCATTTCCCGCGAATCAATACAGACAATCAAGTTCATCTCGAAACCGCTCAAGTCGATTTTGAAAATAAAGTGCTTCTTCCACCACGCACCTGGCGCAAGGAGCAGGATCTGCCTTCGCGCTATGAACGTTTGTGGCAAAGCGCGGAAAAATATGGTGTAGATCAATGGTTCGTCCCTAACCCTCCATCCCCCACTACAAAGTTTCCTTTGGTTTTGGTTTCATCCGCGATGGCTTATACTTACTTGCAACATGCTTTAGCGGAATTGGGACTAGAAGATGAGTTGCCCATTCTCAAATTGGGAATTACTTATCCTATCAATCCCGAACATTTAGATAAATTGGCCACTCTAAGTGATCAAGTTGTCGTAGTTGAAGAACGTCGTGGTTTTATTGAAGAACAGCTAGCAAATCTTGCTAATCAGAAAGGGTTACCATTAAAAATTCATGGCAAAAAATTTCCTTTTCAACTGCCAGGCATGCCCGAGCATCGCGGTTTAAATCCCTCCCTGGTTTTGGAACAGTTAGCGCCTTTATTTCAAAAAATTAATCATCCTATCTTCGAGAAAAAACAACAGCAAATTGAAGTCGAATTAGCTTTGCTCGCCGAAAATGCCGCTTACGATGTCGATCTCACGCCACGCACACCGACTTTTTGTCCAGGCTGTCCTCATCGCGATTCAGCTTCGGTGCTGGTAGAAGTAAAACGTGATTTTTTAAACGCTGATTACATGCGTCAAAAACATCGCAAAAATCCGATCGACCTTGTTTTTCATGGTGACACCGGTTGTTACACCATGTTGATGTTCGAACCCACTAAGGATTTAATGCACAACTACAGTGGCATGGGGCTAGGAGGCGGTACAGGTTTGGGCATTGATCCTTTTATCAGCAATAAACAAGTTGTTTTCATGGGCGATTCCACTTTTTTCCATAGTGGCCAACTTGCCATCTCCAACTCTGTAAAAAATGGTCAAGATATCACCTACATTATTCTCGATAACAAAACCACGGCTATGACCGGACACCAAACCACGCCCGGTTTAGAAAAAGATATTTTGGGCAATGACACTTTTACACAAAGCATCGACAAAATCATTCAAGCCATCGCAGAACAAACTCACATCGAAATCATTCGTGTTAATCCTGAAGCACGAGACCAATACCGCACTCTCTTGGAAGAAACGATCCTGAAAGATGGAGTTAAAATTATCATTGCCGATAAAGAGTGTGGTATCACTTACCATCGTCGCAACAATCAAATGGAACGACGCGAAATTCGGCAAAAAGGTTATTTACGAACGAAACGATTTATTAATGTAACTGCCGACGTTTGTGAAAACTGTCTGGAATGTACAATGGCTACCGGCTGTCCGGGCTTAACCTTTACCGAAACTAATCTCGGTCGAAAAATTCAAACTGATCTCTCCTGGTGCGTAGCTGATACCGCTTGCACGAAAATTTATGCCTGCCCTTCTTTCGAGGAAATCACAATCATTCGTCACGAAAAACCTAGCCCTAAACTTGAAGCATTACATTTGGAAGATTTGCCTCTTCCCAAAATCCCTTCTTTCTCTCATTCCTGGCGTGCTTACCTTGCCGGAGTCGGAGGCATGGGCATTGCCACCAGCACGGCAACTTTGGTGCGGGCAGGTCATCGCGAAGGTTATCGCGTTATTTTTTGCGATAAAAACGGGTTAGCCATTCGAAACGGCGGTGTTTACGCCTACATCACTTATCTCAAAGAAGGAGAAAATCACACTTCTGCGCTAATTCCTTATGGCAAAGCCGATCTCATTTTAGGCATTGATCCCTTGGAGGCCGCACGTGGACTTGATCCTAAAATCAATCAACGCGTAGGATCCCCTCATCGCACTGGAGCTATTCTTAACACGCACAAAACTCCCACTATTTACACCCTGCTCGGCAAAGCCGATTTTTGTATTTCGACTATAGAACAAACCGTTCGACAATACACACATCCGGATCGCTATTTTTCTTTCAATATTTCTGAAATTTCAGAGAAATATTTTGGCACAAAACTTTACGCAAATATCATCATGATTGGCGCGGCCTTTCAACGCGGTGAACTTCCGCTCTCTTTGCCTAGTTTGGAATGGGCCATCAAAGAAACCATGGGCGCTGCGGGCACGGATAATTGGAAGGCATTTAATCTCGGGCGTTACGTTGTTTGTCATCAAGCCGAATTACAAGCGAAACCTGTCAAAACCTATCATGATGTCATTGCTGAAAAATCGGCTTTACTCCAAAAACAAGGTAAAAAAGGACAGCAACTCGCACGCACGCTATGGCGTTTAACGACTCAAGCTATCACGCCCTTACATCTGGATGAAGAAATATTGCGTCAATTTGCTTTGCGTATTTATGAGCTGCTTCTTTATGAAAATGCTGCTTATGCGGAACGTTATATCCAAACGGTGCATGCCGCCTATCAACAAGATACTGCCAAACACGATTACGCTGCCACGAAAGCCATAATTTGGAACGCATTTAAAGTCATGGCCATTAAAGATGAAATTTACGTCGCTTACTTACTCACTCGCGAAGAAAAATATCAACTCGATTACGAGCGTTATCATGTCGATCCTTCTCGCGGTGATCGCATTGTTTATAGCCATCTTAACCGACCTGAATTCGTCATCGCTGGTCAAAAAATAAAATTTAAACTGCGCAGCCGCGATTGGATGTTGCATTTGATGAAGCAAGCTAAATTTCTTCGCAAGCTATTGCCCGAATGGCATAAACAAGAAAAACAATTTCGCGATTGGTATTTACAGTTAGTAGAACGTTTCACTCAAGAGTCGGATGATAATTTCTACTCAACTTGGGTAGAAATACTGCGTCAACCCGAACAAGTTTCGGGTTATCGCGACGTACGCTACCCCAAAATGCAAGCCGCTCAAAAACGTGTCGAAACATTAATGAATCAAATTTCATCTCATCAAACCGTTTTGTCTCGCTCTATCAATCAAAGTTAG
- a CDS encoding MotA/TolQ/ExbB proton channel family protein yields MTWLTFGLQSTWAAPKVESSKSLLDLYHEGGPIMHIIALCSVGCVALGGFLGLQLRRKKILPDSVIHQLNLTMSQRNIPNAFQICKENPGPLAHTLTSALTKANFERDMFNKAAMENAVADAVYHEETKVQVLITYLNTLAVMAPMIGLLGTVSGMINSFSALTAGKAEATDLAGGIGEALVATAGGLMLAIPSMFLYFFFRGKAQALMVDVHKAVSTMLDLFTGEVTMEGLAAAAVAAGENDGSTLPVGPDFQS; encoded by the coding sequence GTGACATGGCTCACATTCGGTTTGCAATCGACCTGGGCCGCGCCTAAGGTTGAATCCAGCAAAAGCTTGCTCGACCTCTACCATGAAGGAGGTCCCATCATGCACATCATCGCTCTTTGCTCAGTCGGTTGCGTAGCTTTAGGCGGATTTTTAGGATTACAATTACGCAGAAAAAAAATCCTGCCAGACAGCGTTATCCACCAACTAAACTTAACCATGAGCCAACGCAACATCCCCAACGCCTTTCAAATTTGCAAAGAAAATCCCGGGCCATTAGCCCACACGCTGACCTCTGCTTTAACCAAGGCAAACTTTGAAAGAGATATGTTTAACAAAGCTGCCATGGAAAACGCTGTGGCTGATGCCGTCTACCATGAAGAAACCAAAGTGCAAGTGCTCATCACTTACCTCAACACCCTCGCCGTCATGGCGCCCATGATCGGGTTGTTAGGAACGGTAAGCGGTATGATTAACTCCTTTAGCGCGTTGACTGCCGGTAAAGCCGAAGCCACCGATCTGGCGGGCGGTATTGGTGAAGCGCTCGTAGCAACCGCCGGCGGTTTGATGCTCGCGATTCCCTCCATGTTCCTTTACTTCTTCTTCCGCGGCAAAGCTCAAGCCTTAATGGTCGACGTGCATAAAGCCGTTTCCACCATGCTTGATCTATTCACAGGTGAAGTCACCATGGAAGGGTTAGCCGCTGCGGCCGTTGCAGCAGGAGAAAATGATGGCAGCACCTTACCCGTAGGGCCTGATTTCCAATCTTAA
- a CDS encoding adenine phosphoribosyltransferase — translation MEMNSAINRLARSLRTVDDFPQPGVKFVDITPILQSGQLFRLTINLIVERYAKKRIDTIVGVDARGFIFGAAVACQLGVGFVPIRKKGKLPYKTIEQEYQLEYGTSTVAVHEDAIAPGQKVALVDDVLATGGTAAAAANLIKSLGADLQEITFVIELSFLKGREKLMDYNVHSMIVL, via the coding sequence ATGGAAATGAATAGCGCTATTAACCGACTCGCTCGCTCACTTCGCACGGTGGATGATTTTCCTCAGCCCGGAGTGAAATTTGTCGATATCACACCCATTCTTCAATCGGGCCAACTCTTTCGATTAACCATTAATTTAATTGTTGAGCGCTACGCAAAAAAAAGAATCGACACTATCGTCGGTGTTGATGCGCGAGGTTTTATCTTTGGCGCAGCAGTGGCATGTCAACTAGGGGTTGGCTTTGTGCCAATTCGAAAAAAAGGAAAACTGCCTTACAAAACAATCGAACAAGAATATCAACTTGAATACGGTACCAGTACAGTAGCAGTGCATGAAGATGCTATCGCGCCAGGTCAAAAAGTGGCTCTTGTCGACGATGTTCTCGCCACGGGCGGTACGGCAGCTGCAGCAGCTAATCTCATCAAAAGTTTAGGAGCTGACTTGCAAGAAATCACTTTTGTAATCGAGCTTAGCTTTTTAAAAGGTCGAGAGAAATTGATGGATTACAATGTTCATTCCATGATTGTTCTTTAA
- a CDS encoding NADH-quinone oxidoreductase subunit H, with product MILELSITLAKIVLLIGGVLGIVSYTVLAERKISAMIQERVGPNRVGLPFIGLGKSLGLGQPIADTLKLMLKEQFVPAGVNKFYYWLAPALAMMPALITMAMIPFGSVLDFTLPIADIAIRTKGVIADINIALLLIFAITSLSVYGITLAGWASNSKYPFLGGIRSSAQLISYELTMGLSVVPIFLIVGELNLGAIVEYQMKNGWLVLPFFAEHLNWKNFVYFIPLSLSFILFVVAAFAETNRLPFDMPEAETELVGGYHTEYAAMKFSLFFLGEYMAMIVAASLVVTLFLGGWSLPGFGFSFIPTGEKGILYGLLNIGTFLVKMILFLAFFIFIRWTLPRFRYDQLMKLGWKVFLPLALANVVVTAFLVAFIK from the coding sequence ATGATATTAGAACTTTCCATTACCCTGGCAAAAATTGTTCTGCTGATTGGTGGGGTGTTAGGCATTGTGTCTTATACGGTTTTGGCAGAACGCAAAATTAGCGCGATGATTCAGGAGCGGGTGGGGCCCAATCGGGTTGGGCTGCCCTTCATTGGTTTGGGAAAATCTTTGGGTTTGGGACAACCTATAGCTGACACGCTTAAATTGATGTTGAAGGAACAATTTGTGCCTGCTGGCGTGAACAAATTTTATTATTGGCTTGCACCTGCGCTGGCCATGATGCCGGCGCTTATCACTATGGCGATGATTCCATTTGGTAGCGTGCTTGATTTTACTTTGCCGATTGCTGATATTGCGATTCGCACAAAAGGGGTGATAGCGGATATTAACATTGCTTTGTTACTTATTTTTGCGATTACATCACTTAGCGTTTATGGAATTACTTTGGCGGGTTGGGCTTCGAATTCTAAATATCCTTTTTTAGGAGGCATTCGTTCTAGTGCGCAGTTAATTTCTTACGAGTTAACGATGGGTTTATCTGTAGTGCCTATTTTTTTAATAGTGGGAGAATTAAATCTGGGCGCCATTGTTGAATATCAAATGAAAAATGGCTGGCTTGTGCTACCTTTTTTTGCAGAGCATTTGAATTGGAAAAATTTTGTTTATTTTATTCCTTTGAGTCTTTCGTTTATTTTATTTGTAGTAGCTGCTTTTGCAGAAACGAATCGTTTGCCTTTTGATATGCCGGAAGCGGAAACAGAGTTGGTTGGAGGCTATCACACCGAGTATGCGGCCATGAAATTTTCTTTATTTTTTCTTGGTGAATATATGGCGATGATTGTTGCCGCTTCGTTAGTGGTCACTTTATTTTTGGGAGGTTGGAGTTTGCCAGGATTCGGATTTTCTTTTATTCCCACAGGAGAAAAGGGAATTCTCTATGGCTTACTTAATATTGGGACTTTTCTGGTAAAGATGATTCTATTTCTCGCATTTTTTATTTTTATTCGATGGACTTTACCTCGGTTTCGTTACGATCAATTAATGAAATTGGGCTGGAAAGTGTTTCTGCCTTTGGCTTTGGCTAACGTTGTGGTTACGGCATTTTTGGTGGCTTTCATTAAGTAA
- a CDS encoding VWA domain-containing protein codes for MDISIDQLKEGVGEKNKRRKMLITILLISLGAHILAGIIAGAVIVAKYLIAPPATFVAEPKKFKITSPEREQKMALAAFEEAASTPAFSSPLTSTRMMDKGLPPLPKLPLDQSLPLNASAVISDGVLSLSGSSSFGGKAGLTGVGNGSSVGFFGIKDTGAKIVIAVDASNTMFERSLNGNMIKMPYYMIKQEAMKLIDGLSINTQFGLIIWEGGSLAFKSQLVPSTDQNKAEAKKWIQGISEDPQTSVRKQQRVIGGDLLEDGMGGTRTDLAIEQAFAMQPDIIYLISDGDANKTQGGKIPAEEIWKQTADLQKTLTEPVRLHAIYFLTAAEKPNEKEFLEGLARKNRGRFLVVDAKKLTTRTEN; via the coding sequence ATGGATATCAGCATAGATCAGCTTAAAGAAGGCGTAGGCGAAAAAAATAAACGCCGAAAAATGCTTATCACTATCCTTTTGATTAGCCTGGGCGCTCATATTTTAGCAGGTATCATCGCCGGTGCCGTCATTGTGGCCAAATATCTCATCGCTCCGCCTGCTACTTTTGTTGCTGAACCAAAAAAATTTAAAATTACCTCCCCCGAACGTGAACAAAAAATGGCTCTAGCTGCCTTTGAAGAAGCTGCTTCTACTCCAGCCTTTAGCAGTCCTCTTACGAGTACACGCATGATGGATAAAGGATTACCTCCATTGCCTAAACTTCCTCTCGACCAATCCTTACCGCTCAATGCATCCGCCGTTATCTCCGATGGCGTTTTATCCTTATCCGGTTCCAGTTCCTTTGGCGGAAAAGCCGGCTTAACAGGCGTAGGGAATGGTTCTTCGGTCGGCTTTTTCGGCATCAAAGACACCGGCGCTAAAATTGTTATCGCTGTTGACGCTTCCAACACCATGTTCGAACGAAGTCTTAACGGAAACATGATCAAAATGCCTTACTACATGATTAAACAAGAAGCCATGAAACTCATAGATGGCCTAAGTATTAACACACAATTTGGCCTTATTATTTGGGAAGGAGGCTCCCTCGCCTTTAAATCGCAACTGGTTCCCTCTACCGATCAAAATAAAGCGGAAGCCAAAAAATGGATTCAAGGCATCTCTGAAGATCCGCAAACCAGCGTCCGCAAACAACAGCGCGTCATAGGTGGGGATCTTTTAGAAGATGGCATGGGCGGCACACGCACCGATCTGGCTATTGAACAAGCTTTCGCCATGCAACCCGACATTATTTATCTGATTTCCGACGGAGACGCTAATAAAACTCAAGGCGGAAAAATTCCTGCTGAAGAAATTTGGAAACAAACAGCAGATTTACAAAAAACTTTGACCGAACCTGTGCGACTACATGCCATCTATTTCCTCACAGCGGCAGAAAAACCCAATGAAAAAGAATTTTTAGAAGGATTAGCGAGAAAAAATCGTGGCCGTTTTCTAGTCGTTGACGCCAAAAAACTCACGACAAGAACTGAGAATTAA
- a CDS encoding biopolymer transporter ExbD: MATPKKTEHPQVELQIAPMIDVCFLLLFFYILTSKPVKPEADVSTKLPGSVSQEESVDLPDEQRIEIRANGQVVLNEQTLDSPTDSQLPQLLETLKRYKEASDANQAEALVTLFPEDGVVHQRIIDVMNTCALAGIKGVTFASDPEDDFDL, encoded by the coding sequence ATGGCAACCCCTAAAAAAACTGAACATCCTCAAGTCGAACTTCAAATCGCACCCATGATCGACGTATGTTTCTTGCTACTCTTCTTCTACATTCTGACTTCCAAACCCGTAAAACCCGAAGCCGATGTCAGCACCAAACTTCCCGGCTCCGTGTCACAAGAAGAATCAGTCGATCTGCCCGATGAACAACGCATCGAAATTCGCGCCAATGGCCAAGTCGTACTCAACGAACAAACTTTAGATAGTCCCACCGACTCACAATTGCCTCAATTGCTTGAAACCTTAAAACGCTATAAAGAAGCTAGCGATGCTAACCAAGCCGAAGCTTTAGTTACTCTTTTTCCCGAAGATGGCGTGGTGCATCAACGCATCATCGATGTTATGAACACTTGTGCCCTGGCAGGTATCAAAGGCGTCACATTTGCTTCCGATCCCGAAGACGATTTTGACCTATAA